Part of the Pyxidicoccus trucidator genome is shown below.
CACAACATGACGGGCATCGCCAGCGCGGCCACGTCGGTGGTCATCTGCCATGTCGCCAGCGGCACCTCCACCATCCGCGTGGGCGCGGGCGGCGTCATGCTGCCCAACCACGCGCCACTGGTCATCGCCGAGCAGTTCGGCACGCTGGAGTCCCTCTTCCCTGGCCGCATCGACCTGGGCCTGGGGCGCGCGCCGGGCACGGACCAGCGCACCGCCCGCGCCCTGCGGCGGGACTTGATGAGCAGCGCGGACAACTTCCCGCAGGACGTCCAGGAGCTGCAGGCCTGGTTCGAGCCCGCCACGCAGCACCAGGCCGTCCGGGCCGTGCCGGGCGCGGGCCTGCGGGTGCCGCTGTGGCTCTTGGGCTCCAGCCTCTTCAGCGCGCAGCTCGCGGCGGCGCTCGGCCTGCCCTTCGCCTTCGCCTCGCACTTCGCGCCGGACCACATGATGCAGGCGCTGCACCTGTACCGGACACAGTTCAAGCCGTCCGAGTCGCTCCAGCGGCCCTACGCCATGCTCGGCATCAACGTGTTCGCGGCGGACACGGACAAGGAGGCCCAGCGGCTGGCCACCTCCATCCAGCAGGCCTTCATCAACCTGCAGCGCGGCACGCCGGGCCAGCTCTCGCCGCCCGTGGACACCATGGAGGGCCGGTGGACGGAAATGGAGCGCTCGTTCCTGGAGCACCTGCTGTCCTGCACCGTCGTCGGCTCGCCAGCCACGGTGCGTCGCGGGCTCGAGGACTTCATCTCGCGCACTGGCGCGGACGAGCTGATGGTGACGGGGCAGATATTCGACCACGCCGCGCGCCTGCGCTCGTTCGAAATCACCGCCCAGGTCCATGACGCCATGGCCATGGACGGGGCGTTCCAGCAGCCCGCCTCCACGGCCCGGCAGGAAGCGCGCTGAGCGGCTACTTCAGCTCGCCGGGACGGAAGTAGGCGATGGGGCGAAGCTCGTAGCACCCCGTCCCAGGGTTCGCGACGGACAGCTCCTTCGCGAACGCCTCCGCGGCCTCGGGCGTCTCGCAGTCGATGACGTAGAAGCCGAGAATCTGCTCCTTCGTCTCCGCGAACGGCCCGTCCGTCACGTAGGCCTCGCGGCCCTTCCGGAGCGTCCGGGCCGCCTTCGTCGGCATCAGCCGGACAACGGGCCCGAGCCGGCCCTCCTCGGCGAGCTTCGCATTCACGGCCTCGAGCCGGGCCATGGTCGCGTCGTCCTCCTCCTTGGACCAGGAGCCGACGGCCTTTTCATCGTTGTAGCAGAGGACAGCGTAGAGCATGCGGGGGCGCTCCAGGGGTTTGAGTCCGGGCGCCTGAGTACCCCAGAGGTGGGGTCTCGCGCTACCGCCACGGTCGGTCTGGCTGCATCCCCGTGGGCTGCCGGTGGTCCGTGGGCGACAGCGCGTCCGCCTTGGAGCACTGGCACGTCTCACAGCCGCGCTCGCGGTCCATGGTGCAGGACGTGCCGGTGATGCACGAGAGGTTGCGGGACTCGGGGCAGCGCGTCTCGCCCTTCTTGTCCTCGTTCTTGCTGCCATGGCTGCACGCCGACATCACCGTCAGCGCCGCCACGGCCAGCCACCGCCCACCGCTCCGCATCATTCCCAGCGTCATGCTCCAACCTCGTGTCTTCACGAAGGCCGCCGTCACTGCCACGGCGGGGCCTCACCCCGCTTCATAGCGGGGCACGGGCCAGCGGTCACGCCTCCGGCGCGGGCTCCTCGGGCGTCTCCGGCGTCGTCCCGTGCCGGCGGCGCCAGCGCTCCACCATCAGCAGCAGCGACGGGAAGCCCAGCAGCACGACGACCAGGTTGATGCCGAAGCCCAGGTTGGCCAGGTCGCCAATCGAGTTGAGGCCCGGGTGCTTCGCGAGAATCAGCGCCACGAAGCCAATCGCGCTCGTCAGCAGGCCGCCGGTAATCGCCCGGCCCGTCTCCCCGTACACGGAGATGAAGTCCGCGCCCGGCTCGCCCAGCCGCTGCACCAGGTGCACGCCCGCGTCCACCGTGGTGCCAATCAGCACCGGCAGCACCATGATGTTCAGGTAGTTGAACTGCAGGCCCAGCACCGACATCAGGCCCACCAGCCCGACGACGGACAGCAGCGTGGGCAGCATGCAGATGAGCGCCGTGCGCAGCCGGCCCAGCGTCAGCCACATCGCCCCCAGCACGCTCAGCACCGCCGCCACGAGGATGCGCGGGCCCTCGCGAGCCACCATGTCCAGGATGTCCGCCAGGATGAGCGCCTCACCCGCCGCGGACACCTGGCTGCCGTCCGGCATCTGCAGGCCGCGCACCTCCTTCGCGAAGCGCCGCGTGCCCTCGCCGTCCGACAGGCTCACCCCGCCGCCCGCGTACACCAGCACCGCGCCGCCCGTGCTCCCGTCCAGGCTCTCGAACTGGTGCCGCACGCCCACCGGCAGCTCCGCTTCCGTGAAGGGCTTCGCCGCCGCCATGTGCAGCGCCCGCAGCAGCGAGGCACGCGAGTCCTCCGGCAGCCGCTCCGGGTCCAGCTTGCCCAGCTTCGCCGCAATCGACTGGAGGATGGCCTGCTTCTCCGCCTGCTGCCCGGGCACCAGGTCCTCCAGCGCGTTCACGAAGTCGATGGTGGACTCCTTGCCCCGCGCCGCCTTGCGCGCCTCCAGCTGGCGCACCACCTCGCGCTCCATCTCCAGCGAGTCCGTCAGCACCACCACCGGCGTCTGCGAGTAGCCCAGGATGTTGTTCACCTTCTGGTCCAGCACCGCCGACGCCTGCTTGTAGTCCTCCAGCGTGCGCGAGTCGTAGTTGAACGACACGCGGGGCGCCTGCGACACGAGCGCCAGCACGCCCACGCCCACCACCAGCCCCACGCCCCGGTACGAGCGCGGCAGCCACCGCGCCAGCAGCCCCAGCGGCCCCGACGCGCCCTGGTGCACCCGCGGCGCCCAGCCGAAGCGCGACGCCAGCCCCAGCAGCGCGGGGAGGATGAGCAGGTACGCGAAGATGCTCACCAGCATGCCCACCGCCGCGATGATTCCGAACTCACGGAACGCTCGGAACTCGGACATGGCCAGGCTGAGGAACGTCAGCGCCGCCACCATGGCCGCGATGAGCGCGGAGAAGCCGGTGTGCCGGAAGGACTCGGCGATGGCCGCCTCGGACGTCTCGCCCTCTCCGCGCAGGTGCAGGTAGCGCCCCAACAGGTGGATGCCGTGCTCCACGCCCAGGCCGCCCAGCACCGCCGCCAGGAAGCCCGTCAGGAGGTTCACCTGCCCGTACGCCAGGCCCACGAAGCCGTACGTCCACCCCAGGCCCGCCAGCACCGGCGCCATGGTGAGGCCCACCGCCAGCGCGCTGCGGAAGTGGAAGGCCAGGTACGCCAGCAGCAGCACCATGGCCAGCGTGGACGCGCTCGCCAGGTCCTGCACGATGACGCGCTGCTGGTCGATCTTCTTCTTGTAGGTGCCCGTCACCGCCGTCTTGAAGCCCGGCCCGTACTTCGACAGGTCCTGCTTCGCCAGGAACTCCTCCACCTGCCCCACCACCACCTTCGAGTAGTCCAGGTCCGCGGCGCTGCCCCGGGGCTTCGCCATCACCACCACCATGCGCTCGGTGGTGTCCAGGTAGTAGAGGTCTCCCTGCCCGGAGAGGCGCTGGTTGGCGCTGCCGGAGTACTTCTGCTCGATGTCGGAGAAGTCCACCGACGGCGGCGGCGCGTCGTCCAGCCGCACGAAGAGCGGGTTGGCCTGCTCCTTCTCCCAGGCGATGCGCGCGTCGATGCGCTCCTGGATGACCTTCAGGTCCGGAACGTCCACGTAGTACAGCGCATGCTCTTCGAAGAAGGAGCGGGGCCGCTGCTGCGTCACGTAGCGGATCTCCGGCAGCGCCGCGAGCTTGGGCGCCAGGTCATCCGCGAAGCGCTTGAGGGCCTCGGGCTCCGCGCCCATGCCCACCACCACCACGTTGCCCTGGCCACCGAAGCGCTTGCGCAGCTTGTCGATGTCCTGGACGCTCGGGAAGTTCTTGGGCAGCAGGCCGACGAAGTCCGCGCTCAGCGTCAGCGTCCTCGCGCAGAAGATGCCCGCCACCGTCAGCGCCAGCGTCAACAGCAGCGCCTGGAAGGGCCTCCGGTGGTTGCGCGCGGCCAGGCGCCCCATCGCCCCCTCGAACCGCTCCGACCAACGCTTCTCATCCATGTCGCGACACCTG
Proteins encoded:
- a CDS encoding efflux RND transporter permease subunit, with the protein product MDEKRWSERFEGAMGRLAARNHRRPFQALLLTLALTVAGIFCARTLTLSADFVGLLPKNFPSVQDIDKLRKRFGGQGNVVVVGMGAEPEALKRFADDLAPKLAALPEIRYVTQQRPRSFFEEHALYYVDVPDLKVIQERIDARIAWEKEQANPLFVRLDDAPPPSVDFSDIEQKYSGSANQRLSGQGDLYYLDTTERMVVVMAKPRGSAADLDYSKVVVGQVEEFLAKQDLSKYGPGFKTAVTGTYKKKIDQQRVIVQDLASASTLAMVLLLAYLAFHFRSALAVGLTMAPVLAGLGWTYGFVGLAYGQVNLLTGFLAAVLGGLGVEHGIHLLGRYLHLRGEGETSEAAIAESFRHTGFSALIAAMVAALTFLSLAMSEFRAFREFGIIAAVGMLVSIFAYLLILPALLGLASRFGWAPRVHQGASGPLGLLARWLPRSYRGVGLVVGVGVLALVSQAPRVSFNYDSRTLEDYKQASAVLDQKVNNILGYSQTPVVVLTDSLEMEREVVRQLEARKAARGKESTIDFVNALEDLVPGQQAEKQAILQSIAAKLGKLDPERLPEDSRASLLRALHMAAAKPFTEAELPVGVRHQFESLDGSTGGAVLVYAGGGVSLSDGEGTRRFAKEVRGLQMPDGSQVSAAGEALILADILDMVAREGPRILVAAVLSVLGAMWLTLGRLRTALICMLPTLLSVVGLVGLMSVLGLQFNYLNIMVLPVLIGTTVDAGVHLVQRLGEPGADFISVYGETGRAITGGLLTSAIGFVALILAKHPGLNSIGDLANLGFGINLVVVLLGFPSLLLMVERWRRRHGTTPETPEEPAPEA
- a CDS encoding LLM class flavin-dependent oxidoreductase — translated: MIPFSVLDLSPIPQGSDAGQALRNTLDLARHAERWGYKRFWLAEHHNMTGIASAATSVVICHVASGTSTIRVGAGGVMLPNHAPLVIAEQFGTLESLFPGRIDLGLGRAPGTDQRTARALRRDLMSSADNFPQDVQELQAWFEPATQHQAVRAVPGAGLRVPLWLLGSSLFSAQLAAALGLPFAFASHFAPDHMMQALHLYRTQFKPSESLQRPYAMLGINVFAADTDKEAQRLATSIQQAFINLQRGTPGQLSPPVDTMEGRWTEMERSFLEHLLSCTVVGSPATVRRGLEDFISRTGADELMVTGQIFDHAARLRSFEITAQVHDAMAMDGAFQQPASTARQEAR
- a CDS encoding YciI family protein produces the protein MLYAVLCYNDEKAVGSWSKEEDDATMARLEAVNAKLAEEGRLGPVVRLMPTKAARTLRKGREAYVTDGPFAETKEQILGFYVIDCETPEAAEAFAKELSVANPGTGCYELRPIAYFRPGELK